One genomic window of Malaciobacter molluscorum LMG 25693 includes the following:
- a CDS encoding class I SAM-dependent methyltransferase, translating to MKESNNWNANKYKKHANFVSNLALPVVELLNPKEGEKILDLGCGEGTLALEIKKSGAEVIGVDLSENMVEKTKSKGIEASVKSVTSLDFQNQFDAVFSNAVLHWVKNSELAIQKINQALKKEGRFVAEFGGYGNIKSLTDAMQIVFNNHSWGKFNNPWVFFSDIEYKEFLENNGFKVEYIELIPRLTQIDDITNWLDVFANGITQNLTNEEKIIFKKEVKEILKEKQYNQIDGWSADYVRLRVKAIKK from the coding sequence ATGAAAGAATCAAACAATTGGAATGCAAACAAATATAAAAAACATGCAAATTTTGTATCAAATTTAGCCTTACCTGTAGTTGAATTACTAAATCCTAAAGAGGGTGAAAAGATTTTGGACTTAGGTTGTGGAGAGGGAACTTTGGCTTTAGAAATAAAAAAATCTGGGGCTGAAGTTATTGGCGTAGATTTAAGTGAAAATATGGTTGAAAAAACAAAATCAAAAGGAATAGAGGCAAGTGTAAAAAGTGTTACAAGTTTAGATTTTCAAAACCAATTTGATGCAGTTTTTTCAAATGCAGTATTGCATTGGGTAAAAAATAGTGAACTTGCAATTCAAAAGATAAATCAAGCTTTAAAAAAAGAAGGTAGGTTTGTAGCTGAATTTGGAGGATATGGGAATATCAAAAGTTTAACTGACGCTATGCAAATAGTATTTAATAATCATTCTTGGGGAAAATTTAATAATCCTTGGGTTTTTTTTAGTGATATAGAATACAAAGAATTTTTAGAGAATAATGGTTTCAAAGTTGAATATATAGAATTAATACCAAGATTAACACAAATTGACGATATTACAAATTGGTTAGATGTATTTGCAAATGGTATAACACAAAACTTAACAAATGAAGAAAAAATAATATTTAAAAAAGAAGTAAAGGAGATATTAAAAGAAAAACAATATAACCAAATTGATGGTTGGAGTGCTGATTATGTAAGATTGAGAGTTAAAGCTATTAAGAAGTAA
- a CDS encoding phosphate/phosphite/phosphonate ABC transporter substrate-binding protein yields the protein MQKTIMLGAVAYDPKVLPIWDIIRDYFNDRGVRLDYVMFSNYEAQVEYLLSGKIDIAWNTNVAWVRCHEQSNGKVKALLMRDTDIDFKSVFITKSNSNIKSIKDLKGKKFALGSADSAQAAILPYKFLEKELENINDVKIVRFNSDLGKHGDTGKSEFDILEAILNDKVDAGAIGISTWVRMIEQGMFPSDEIESFYTSEGYCHCNFTVLDSLDNNIQKVFTEMMLAQDPNEPIIKKMMQMEGLNKWVKTTHKELKGYELLTQTMKEQNLINNNW from the coding sequence ATGCAAAAAACAATTATGCTAGGAGCAGTTGCTTATGATCCAAAAGTATTACCAATTTGGGATATTATAAGAGACTATTTTAACGATAGAGGTGTTAGACTTGACTATGTTATGTTTTCTAATTATGAAGCTCAAGTTGAGTATTTATTATCAGGGAAAATTGATATAGCTTGGAATACAAATGTAGCTTGGGTAAGATGTCATGAACAAAGCAATGGTAAAGTAAAAGCTTTACTTATGAGAGATACAGATATTGATTTTAAATCAGTATTTATTACAAAATCAAATAGTAATATAAAATCAATTAAAGATTTAAAAGGAAAAAAATTTGCATTAGGAAGTGCTGATTCTGCACAAGCAGCAATACTTCCATACAAATTTTTAGAAAAAGAATTAGAGAATATTAATGATGTAAAAATTGTAAGATTTAATTCAGACTTAGGAAAACATGGTGATACAGGAAAAAGTGAATTTGATATATTAGAAGCAATTTTAAATGATAAAGTAGATGCAGGAGCAATAGGAATTAGCACCTGGGTTAGAATGATTGAACAAGGAATGTTTCCAAGTGATGAAATAGAATCTTTTTATACAAGTGAAGGCTATTGTCATTGTAATTTTACTGTTTTAGATAGTCTAGATAATAATATTCAAAAAGTTTTTACAGAAATGATGCTTGCTCAAGATCCAAATGAACCGATCATCAAAAAAATGATGCAAATGGAAGGTTTAAATAAATGGGTTAAAACAACACATAAAGAATTAAAAGGTTATGAATTATTAACTCAAACAATGAAAGAACAAAACCTAATAAATAATAACTGGTAG
- a CDS encoding MFS transporter, with the protein MITKKQIFVMSATAGISVANIYYNQPILNDIAKDLNVSHLAVGNLPTFSQVGYGLGLFFVTALGDKIDRKKLINILHVLLGLSLLGLAFINNIFGLYVLSLLTGLFSVSSQVVIPMAASMSGKEKGKVVGTIFSGLLGGILLSRTLSGYITQWFDNWHMIFALSAFFVFIIAIFISKTLPCMQAHFSDSYLSLLKSSVFQLKRFSLLRRNTLLIAISFGLFCSFWTTLTFKLSQAPFNYDSDQIGLFGILATAGVLLSPYIGKVSDKINANVIKLISVVMIMVSVFLMRFFDTSLYAFIIAILLLDVGFQAVQVNNISQIYTLDEKAHSRINTAYMSCMFLGGSIGTFIGVLCWEKGGWNFVTLQLLLLSFISLVIVVFSHKIKI; encoded by the coding sequence TTGATTACTAAAAAACAAATTTTTGTAATGTCTGCAACAGCAGGTATTAGTGTAGCAAATATATATTATAATCAACCAATTTTAAATGATATTGCAAAGGACTTAAATGTAAGTCATTTGGCAGTAGGAAATTTACCTACATTTTCTCAAGTTGGTTATGGATTAGGGCTATTTTTTGTAACTGCACTTGGTGATAAAATTGATAGAAAAAAACTAATTAATATTTTACATGTTTTATTGGGTCTATCTTTACTTGGACTTGCATTTATAAATAATATTTTTGGTTTATATGTATTAAGTCTATTAACTGGTCTATTTTCTGTATCATCTCAAGTTGTAATTCCAATGGCAGCTTCAATGAGTGGGAAAGAAAAAGGAAAAGTTGTAGGAACAATATTTAGTGGATTATTAGGTGGAATATTATTATCAAGAACATTAAGTGGATATATAACACAGTGGTTTGATAATTGGCATATGATATTTGCATTATCTGCTTTTTTTGTATTTATTATTGCTATATTTATTTCAAAAACTTTACCATGTATGCAAGCGCATTTTTCTGATAGCTATTTGTCATTATTAAAGTCTTCTGTTTTTCAACTTAAAAGATTTTCTTTACTTAGAAGAAATACACTTTTAATTGCCATATCTTTTGGTTTATTTTGCTCTTTTTGGACAACTTTAACTTTCAAATTAAGTCAAGCACCTTTTAATTATGATAGTGATCAAATAGGCTTATTCGGGATATTAGCAACAGCAGGAGTATTACTTTCGCCTTATATTGGTAAAGTATCAGATAAGATAAATGCAAATGTTATAAAATTAATCTCTGTTGTTATGATTATGGTTTCAGTGTTTTTAATGAGATTTTTTGATACTAGTTTGTATGCTTTTATTATTGCAATATTACTTTTAGATGTGGGATTTCAAGCTGTACAAGTTAATAATATTTCTCAAATTTATACATTAGATGAAAAAGCACATAGCAGAATAAATACAGCATATATGTCTTGTATGTTTCTTGGTGGTTCAATTGGAACTTTTATTGGGGTGTTGTGTTGGGAAAAGGGTGGTTGGAATTTTGTAACATTACAACTTTTATTATTATCTTTTATCTCATTAGTTATCGTTGTATTTAGTCATAAAATAAAAATTTGA
- the ribB gene encoding 3,4-dihydroxy-2-butanone-4-phosphate synthase: MNQKISNSNFKQNVQAAIKALKNGNGVIVTDDKNREDEADIIFYANTITEKQMAILIRECSGIVCLCLTSQKVKELQLPMMVEANHSKYQTPFTVTIESKENVSTGVSAKDRVTTIKSAIKKDGINHIVSPGHVFPLRARDNGVFERQGHTEASIDLMKLSNLEPLAVLCELTNPDGSMTKGEDIKNFAKRFDMPILSVEDIIDYRRATES, encoded by the coding sequence ATGAATCAAAAAATTTCAAATTCAAATTTTAAACAAAATGTTCAAGCTGCTATAAAAGCTCTTAAAAATGGGAATGGTGTTATCGTTACTGATGATAAAAATAGAGAAGATGAAGCAGATATAATTTTCTACGCAAATACTATAACAGAAAAACAAATGGCTATTTTAATTAGAGAATGTAGTGGTATTGTTTGTTTATGTTTAACTTCACAAAAAGTTAAAGAACTTCAACTTCCTATGATGGTAGAAGCAAATCACTCAAAATATCAAACTCCATTTACAGTAACAATTGAATCAAAAGAGAATGTTTCAACAGGTGTTAGTGCAAAAGATAGAGTAACAACAATAAAATCAGCAATAAAAAAAGATGGTATAAATCATATTGTATCTCCAGGTCATGTTTTTCCATTAAGAGCTAGAGATAATGGTGTTTTTGAAAGACAAGGTCACACAGAAGCAAGTATTGATCTAATGAAGCTTTCAAATTTAGAACCACTTGCAGTTTTATGTGAACTTACAAATCCTGATGGGTCAATGACAAAAGGAGAAGATATAAAAAACTTTGCAAAAAGATTTGATATGCCAATTCTTAGTGTGGAAGATATTATAGATTACAGAAGGGCAACAGAGAGTTAA
- a CDS encoding YciI family protein encodes MFIINLTYIEPLDIVDSYLELHVKYLEEQYSKNNFIASGRKVPRNGGVILSLISSRKQLDEIISQDPFFKEKIAKYDIIEFIPSMTSTEFETLKPEISI; translated from the coding sequence ATGTTTATTATAAACTTAACATATATAGAACCTCTTGATATAGTTGATAGTTATCTTGAATTACATGTAAAATATTTAGAAGAACAATATTCAAAAAATAATTTTATTGCATCAGGAAGAAAAGTTCCTAGAAATGGAGGAGTAATTCTTTCTTTAATCTCTTCAAGAAAGCAATTAGATGAAATAATATCACAAGATCCTTTTTTTAAAGAAAAAATTGCAAAATATGATATTATTGAGTTTATTCCAAGTATGACTTCAACTGAATTTGAAACTTTAAAACCAGAAATTAGCATTTAA
- a CDS encoding helix-turn-helix domain-containing protein, whose amino-acid sequence MVPNYFIENQYSNLLKIDNLLCLNYITKTQNTNVYARTTMHSMGIVIEGSKVVHLKNKDINIEKIDIFFLTQNNYYMSERLVNDSKYKSLLVYFDDKFIFDFINKYNIQINTKDEQSTIKINYKSDKLFKNSVQTFQEYLKVDFNENLLKLKIEEIFLQAIKQNKKQMYSFFNSILITSKNRIKYILESNIDLIQTLDDMCSITRLSENKIRRYIKKEFNQTPKIWLDTKRLEKAVLLLNNTNKSISDISTTCGYSTVSWFISQFKKYYNLTPKEFRHKI is encoded by the coding sequence GTGGTACCCAATTATTTTATTGAAAATCAATATTCAAATCTTTTAAAAATAGATAATTTATTATGTCTAAATTATATTACTAAAACACAAAATACTAACGTCTATGCTAGAACAACAATGCATAGTATGGGGATTGTAATTGAGGGTTCAAAAGTAGTTCATCTTAAAAATAAAGATATAAATATAGAAAAAATTGATATATTTTTTCTTACGCAAAATAACTATTATATGAGTGAGCGGCTAGTTAATGATTCTAAATATAAGTCTTTATTAGTATATTTTGATGATAAGTTTATATTTGATTTTATAAATAAATATAATATTCAAATCAATACAAAAGATGAACAAAGTACAATTAAAATAAACTATAAAAGTGATAAATTATTCAAAAATAGTGTACAAACTTTTCAAGAATATTTAAAAGTTGATTTTAATGAAAATCTTTTAAAACTTAAAATTGAAGAGATATTTTTACAAGCAATAAAACAAAATAAAAAACAGATGTATTCTTTTTTTAACTCAATTTTAATTACAAGTAAAAACCGTATCAAATATATTTTAGAATCAAATATAGACCTTATACAAACCCTTGATGATATGTGTAGTATCACAAGATTATCAGAAAACAAGATAAGAAGATATATCAAAAAAGAGTTTAATCAAACTCCAAAAATATGGCTAGACACAAAAAGATTAGAAAAAGCAGTTTTACTTTTAAATAATACAAATAAAAGTATCTCTGATATATCTACAACTTGTGGATACTCTACTGTTTCATGGTTTATTTCTCAATTTAAAAAATATTACAATCTAACACCTAAAGAATTCCGACACAAAATCTAA
- a CDS encoding helix-turn-helix transcriptional regulator translates to MNNNIENIEDFYKHKFNSLPLTFANELGHFNVFKRGPSKIKSIKFGRRDFFKISLLKGKIKINYLEKSIISDKYVLLISDPLVPYSWETLEDSLGGAYCIFSKDFFFDFVDIRKYPLFKLDAKKAFLLNEQNVIDIENIYEKMFKEIESIYIYKYDVLRNLVLELIHYVMKLDLNSLIHKDIDTNITITTKFNEILQRQFPIESPYQRVELKTPSDFSNVLNIHTNHLNKTLKTTTGRTTSELIATRFAQEATALLKHTSWTISDIAYALKFEETSHFINFFKKHFNQTPKKFRDLIK, encoded by the coding sequence ATGAATAACAATATTGAAAATATAGAAGATTTTTATAAACATAAGTTTAACTCTCTTCCTTTAACTTTTGCAAATGAACTAGGGCATTTTAATGTATTTAAAAGGGGTCCTTCAAAAATAAAGTCTATAAAATTTGGGAGAAGAGATTTTTTTAAAATATCTTTATTAAAAGGTAAAATAAAGATTAATTATTTGGAAAAAAGTATTATAAGTGATAAATATGTATTACTTATTTCTGATCCATTAGTTCCATATTCTTGGGAAACTTTAGAAGATAGTTTAGGTGGTGCTTATTGTATTTTTAGTAAAGATTTCTTTTTTGATTTTGTTGATATTAGAAAATATCCTTTATTTAAATTAGATGCAAAAAAAGCTTTTTTATTAAATGAACAAAATGTTATAGATATTGAAAATATCTACGAAAAGATGTTTAAGGAAATAGAATCAATTTATATTTATAAATATGATGTATTAAGAAATCTTGTATTAGAATTAATTCACTATGTTATGAAATTAGATTTAAACTCATTAATTCATAAAGATATAGATACAAATATAACTATAACAACAAAATTTAATGAAATACTTCAAAGACAATTTCCTATTGAATCGCCATATCAAAGAGTTGAGTTAAAAACACCAAGTGATTTTTCAAATGTATTAAATATACATACAAATCATCTAAATAAAACATTGAAAACAACAACAGGAAGAACAACATCAGAACTTATTGCAACTAGATTTGCCCAAGAAGCAACTGCTTTATTGAAACATACTTCTTGGACAATAAGTGATATTGCTTATGCTTTAAAATTTGAAGAGACTTCACATTTTATAAATTTTTTCAAAAAACATTTTAATCAAACTCCAAAAAAATTTAGAGACTTAATAAAATAA
- a CDS encoding ferritin-like domain-containing protein, whose translation MNNQNHCISIFTGHLKPSQALFLKLENVFLVSNTYEIIEIISLNPNIETELRGWAKIKGHLYLGREVLKQQYSYKIQKITKNSFSSSASWNKKMKGIETSNPKLKDLNLSEEILDKAPIDNGLLTRGIVTQEGSPHYNFELSHKELIWSDPVSILYEEGKNLQWNATTDIAWNEIPNLNPILEKAICQIMTYLVENEFSALYIPGKFISKINPYYMEVPLFLSSLMNDEARHIEVFTKRANANGGGFQYSSEVTQRSLYSLFKEEDYIKSSFLLHVMGEGTFVDLLSFLEKYMPDEATKKLIKLAKRDEMRHVAYGMEHVRSAIEQNPYRINSLKNTAFKRKEFMDELNTESTMLLESLAILAGGSDEPDDYKRGFELVEELKKTMNKNRIKRLIDIGMDEDLANDISKAHTPNFM comes from the coding sequence TTGAATAATCAAAATCATTGTATATCTATTTTTACAGGTCATTTAAAGCCTTCCCAAGCACTATTTTTAAAACTAGAAAATGTATTTTTAGTTTCAAATACTTATGAAATCATCGAAATCATTTCTTTAAATCCAAACATTGAAACAGAACTTAGAGGTTGGGCAAAAATAAAAGGACATTTATATTTAGGAAGAGAAGTTTTAAAACAACAATACTCTTACAAAATACAAAAAATCACAAAAAATAGTTTTTCATCATCAGCATCTTGGAATAAAAAGATGAAAGGTATTGAAACATCAAATCCAAAATTGAAAGATTTAAATTTGAGTGAAGAAATATTAGATAAAGCCCCCATAGATAATGGTCTTTTAACTAGAGGAATAGTTACACAAGAAGGTTCACCTCATTATAATTTTGAACTTTCCCACAAAGAACTTATATGGTCAGATCCTGTTTCTATACTTTATGAAGAAGGTAAAAATTTACAATGGAACGCAACAACAGATATTGCATGGAATGAGATTCCAAATCTTAATCCAATATTAGAAAAAGCAATATGCCAAATCATGACATATCTAGTAGAAAATGAATTTTCTGCGTTATACATTCCTGGTAAATTTATTAGTAAAATCAATCCATATTACATGGAAGTTCCACTTTTTTTATCATCTTTAATGAATGATGAAGCAAGACATATAGAAGTTTTTACAAAAAGAGCAAATGCAAATGGAGGTGGATTTCAATACTCTAGTGAAGTAACTCAACGCTCATTATACTCTCTTTTTAAAGAAGAGGATTATATAAAAAGTTCTTTTTTACTTCATGTTATGGGTGAAGGAACATTTGTTGACTTATTAAGTTTTTTAGAAAAGTATATGCCTGATGAGGCAACAAAAAAACTTATAAAATTAGCAAAAAGAGATGAGATGAGACATGTAGCATATGGTATGGAACATGTAAGATCTGCTATTGAACAAAATCCATATAGAATAAACTCTTTAAAAAACACGGCATTTAAAAGAAAAGAGTTTATGGATGAATTAAATACAGAATCAACAATGCTTTTAGAATCACTTGCTATCTTGGCAGGAGGAAGTGATGAACCAGATGACTACAAAAGAGGTTTTGAACTAGTAGAAGAACTAAAAAAGACAATGAATAAAAATAGAATTAAAAGACTTATTGATATAGGTATGGATGAAGATTTAGCAAATGATATCTCCAAAGCACATACACCAAATTTTATGTAG
- a CDS encoding SDR family oxidoreductase, producing MEKKRFLVAGATGYLGQYIVKELKKQGHFVRVIIREEKQKKLFSNVDEFFIAEVTKPKTLNNIANNIDYIFSSIGITRQKDGLTYMDVDYQGNKNLLNEAIKSNIIKFEYISAIDGDKFRDLKIFEAKEKFVDELKKSPLKYSIIRPNGFFSDMKDFLNMAKNGKVYLFSHGEYKLNPIHGEDLAKFCINKLISNENEEEQVGGPDILTQNEIAKLALKAWNKDIKIIHLPDFIRVLIIKLLRIFTSSKVYGPIEFFLTLLAKDNIASTYGDKRLEDFFLEEAKESRN from the coding sequence TTGGAGAAAAAAAGATTTTTAGTTGCAGGAGCGACAGGATATTTAGGTCAATATATTGTAAAAGAATTAAAAAAGCAAGGTCACTTTGTAAGAGTAATAATAAGAGAAGAAAAACAAAAGAAATTATTTTCAAATGTAGATGAATTTTTTATTGCAGAAGTTACAAAACCTAAAACATTAAATAATATAGCAAATAATATTGATTATATTTTCTCAAGTATTGGTATTACTAGACAAAAAGATGGTTTAACTTATATGGATGTTGATTATCAAGGTAATAAAAATTTACTAAATGAAGCAATCAAATCAAATATAATTAAATTTGAATATATTTCGGCAATAGATGGAGATAAATTTAGAGATCTAAAAATATTTGAAGCAAAAGAGAAGTTTGTAGATGAATTGAAAAAATCACCTTTAAAGTATAGTATTATAAGACCAAATGGTTTTTTTTCAGATATGAAAGACTTTTTAAATATGGCAAAAAATGGGAAGGTATATCTGTTTTCTCATGGAGAATATAAACTCAATCCAATTCATGGAGAAGATTTAGCTAAATTTTGTATAAATAAATTAATCTCAAATGAAAATGAAGAAGAACAAGTAGGAGGTCCAGATATATTAACTCAAAATGAAATAGCAAAACTTGCACTAAAAGCTTGGAATAAAGATATTAAAATAATACATTTACCTGATTTTATTAGAGTTCTTATTATAAAACTTCTTAGAATTTTCACTTCTTCTAAAGTATATGGCCCAATTGAATTTTTTTTAACTCTTTTAGCAAAAGACAATATTGCTTCTACATATGGAGATAAAAGATTAGAAGATTTTTTTTTAGAAGAAGCAAAAGAATCAAGAAATTAG
- a CDS encoding acyl-CoA dehydrogenase family protein has product MDNIYNKMLEFAKKHIEPYTTDVDKNATFPKESFDALKKERITALLVPKEYGGMGLSLEEHAQTVLAFASTCATTALCYMMHNVATNCIVTHGSEELKQKFLPKIANGEILLALAYSESGSGTHFYQPELKVTKKDNKYILNGRKSFVTSALYADYCLIDANSIDTEGLDNWLVHKDLMGVSYQESNWDGLGMRGNASMPMLLENVQIGSEYRLGEAGSAEEQIFNTVGPFFILGLSAVYSGVALNACNTIIDYAKNRKYPDNTTLSNIPTVQNHISKIYTKATSAKHFTLAAAKSGATGQEDALAQIISARLNASEVAVDVCTLAMKIGGGTAYAKRIKIERLLRDAFAAQVMAPSTDVLSTWLGKALTDQPIP; this is encoded by the coding sequence ATGGATAATATTTATAATAAAATGCTGGAATTTGCAAAAAAACATATTGAACCTTATACTACAGATGTAGATAAAAATGCAACTTTTCCAAAAGAAAGTTTTGATGCTTTAAAAAAAGAGAGAATAACTGCTCTTTTAGTACCAAAAGAGTATGGAGGAATGGGTTTATCATTGGAAGAACATGCTCAAACTGTATTAGCTTTTGCTTCTACTTGTGCAACAACTGCACTTTGTTATATGATGCATAATGTTGCAACAAATTGCATTGTAACACATGGAAGTGAAGAACTAAAACAAAAATTTCTTCCAAAAATTGCAAATGGAGAAATACTTCTTGCATTAGCATATAGTGAAAGTGGTTCAGGAACACATTTTTATCAACCAGAATTAAAAGTAACTAAAAAAGATAATAAATATATTTTAAATGGTAGAAAAAGTTTTGTTACTTCTGCTTTATATGCAGATTATTGTCTTATTGATGCAAATAGTATTGATACTGAAGGACTAGATAATTGGCTAGTACATAAAGATTTAATGGGAGTAAGTTATCAAGAATCAAATTGGGATGGTTTAGGAATGAGAGGAAATGCTTCAATGCCTATGCTTCTTGAGAATGTTCAAATTGGTAGTGAATATAGATTAGGTGAAGCTGGTAGTGCAGAAGAACAAATATTTAATACTGTTGGACCATTTTTTATTCTGGGATTAAGTGCTGTTTATAGTGGTGTAGCACTTAATGCATGCAATACAATAATTGATTATGCAAAAAATAGAAAATATCCAGATAATACAACTCTTAGTAATATACCAACTGTACAAAATCATATTTCTAAAATATATACTAAAGCTACAAGTGCTAAACATTTCACTTTAGCAGCAGCAAAAAGTGGAGCAACAGGACAAGAAGATGCATTAGCTCAAATAATTTCTGCAAGATTAAACGCATCAGAAGTTGCAGTTGATGTATGTACTTTAGCTATGAAAATAGGTGGTGGAACTGCCTATGCAAAAAGAATAAAAATTGAAAGACTTTTAAGAGATGCATTTGCAGCTCAAGTCATGGCACCAAGTACAGATGTACTTTCAACTTGGTTAGGAAAAGCTTTAACTGATCAACCTATTCCATAA
- a CDS encoding lysozyme inhibitor LprI family protein, with the protein MKLLSLFILIFFSLTFCFAKNEISLLSKANKLYEAGKKIQAKKIYEDIAKQGEAQAHFALAYKYVLTKKQTIYHFTQAAIKGHEKALAYALDYLLFRANSLELADPKKALEIYKEAKKNNPNLKLYDEKDKLKTLKLAAKSNNFDAKAFIKKYKIKDTNSSPYYIWELAQEASKNGRFGKANPKLVFDLVVRGGNVPAEYEAAVKDTYNNWQNGIAKFDLCKFITSGMGMGYCSYRTEKKRKLKRENEIKQLKNELSKTNQILLDDALKYANKFIEKKTILEEGHGGSGRASFVIESESEQKSKYFKLIKKVKKGFTIKLKYSLKYYDKELNTIYKKVLTKLKKSPIDYTMSYPITYNNIKTVQRIWIKYRDANIKLFLALSPSSKKEEWNAYLTKERINQLKQILTF; encoded by the coding sequence ATGAAACTTCTAAGCCTATTTATCTTAATATTTTTCTCATTAACTTTTTGTTTTGCAAAAAATGAAATATCTTTATTATCAAAAGCAAACAAACTTTATGAGGCTGGTAAAAAAATACAAGCAAAAAAGATATATGAAGATATAGCAAAACAAGGGGAAGCACAAGCTCATTTTGCCTTAGCGTATAAATATGTACTTACAAAAAAACAAACAATTTATCACTTTACACAAGCTGCAATAAAAGGTCATGAAAAAGCATTAGCTTATGCATTAGACTACTTACTTTTTCGGGCAAATAGCTTAGAACTTGCAGATCCTAAAAAAGCTTTAGAAATTTATAAAGAAGCTAAAAAGAACAATCCAAATTTAAAATTATATGATGAAAAAGATAAATTAAAAACTTTAAAATTAGCAGCAAAATCTAATAATTTTGATGCAAAAGCATTTATAAAAAAATATAAGATAAAAGATACAAATTCATCCCCCTATTATATCTGGGAATTAGCCCAAGAAGCATCAAAAAATGGAAGATTTGGAAAAGCAAACCCAAAACTTGTTTTTGATTTAGTAGTAAGAGGTGGAAATGTACCAGCTGAATATGAAGCAGCAGTAAAAGATACATATAATAACTGGCAAAATGGTATTGCTAAATTTGACTTATGTAAGTTTATTACTAGTGGTATGGGCATGGGATATTGTTCTTATAGAACTGAAAAAAAACGAAAGTTAAAAAGAGAAAATGAAATAAAACAATTAAAAAATGAACTTTCAAAAACAAATCAAATTTTATTAGATGATGCTTTAAAATATGCAAATAAATTTATTGAAAAGAAGACTATTTTAGAAGAAGGTCATGGAGGTTCAGGTAGAGCTAGTTTTGTAATAGAATCAGAAAGTGAACAAAAAAGTAAATATTTCAAACTAATAAAAAAAGTAAAAAAAGGCTTTACTATAAAATTAAAATATTCTTTAAAATATTATGATAAAGAACTAAATACAATATACAAAAAAGTTCTAACAAAACTCAAAAAATCACCTATAGATTATACTATGTCATATCCAATAACATATAATAATATTAAAACAGTTCAAAGGATATGGATAAAATATAGAGATGCTAATATAAAGCTATTTTTAGCACTAAGCCCTTCATCTAAAAAAGAAGAATGGAATGCATATTTAACTAAAGAAAGAATAAATCAATTAAAACAAATTTTAACTTTTTAA